The genomic region CGAGCAACAGACTCGGAGAAAAGAGGTAAAATTGCCAAGATCGTGCTCAGCATCGATTGCCTCCAAGTAGAGCCTTGTGATGAGCTGAGCAACGGATAGATTGTCACGGTCGGCTATTTCTTCGAGCGTCATCCAGAAGAAGGCTTCCAGGCGAATCGACGTCACTACCCCATCGATCCGAATCGAGCGTGTAGACGACCGCCACAGTTTGGCATCGGCCTGGATGAAGAGCTTGCACATGCTTAGATACCTGTTGTTCAGAAACCGCCGCCGGCTGGCCTGCGGATGCATGGATGAAACGCCCAACGCGCCACGATGAACTAACTTAATAGTGCATGAAACTGGCGAAGCATTTCGGGATGCGCGGGCCAAGCCGGGGCTGATACCAGGTTTCCATCCGTGATGGCCTCTGTCATTTCCAGCGTCACGTATTCGGCGCCCGCGGCACGGACTTCAGGTTCGCAAGCCGGGTACGCAGAGACCTTCCGGCCTTTCAAGACGCCTGCGCCGGTAAAGAGTTGAGCGCCATGGCAGATCGACGCGACCGGTTTATCGGCTGCAAAGAAATGGCTGACGATTTCAACCACGCGCCCATTCAGGCGCAAAAACTCGGGAGCCCGACCACCCGGCACGTAGCACGCGTCGTAGTTCTCTGGTTCGATCTGGTCAAAGGTCGCGTTGAGCTCGAAATTGTGACCACGCTTCTCGCTGTATGTTTGCTCGCCTTCGAAATCATGGATCGATGTGGCAATTAGGTCACCGGTGCTCTTCCCTGGACTGACGGCATCGACCTGATGGCCCATGGCCAGCAAGGCTTGATAGGGGACCATGTTCTCGTAGTCTTCGACGAAGTCCCCGGTGATCATTAGGATTTTGGCCATTTCAAAGTTCCTGCTATTTGTCTAGAGCACCGAAGCGGGCCTCTGATTCGAAACCCAAGTCGCAGTCGTAAGAGAAAAACACAATGAACGAGTCTGCGGGTAACAATATGTTGCTACGCTGGCGATGTAAGCGCTGGAATCTCAGAGTCCGGGACGGATAGAGTGTCGCGCTCGGCTGTTTTGGCACTTGGTTCCGGTCACAAAAATTTGTCTCTGAGCGCTTACGCTCTACAATTTCTGTTTCCAAATGTCACCGTCGGGCGTCAGCGCAATCCGCTGGTCCGCAATGGGCAGGCGGGTGATATAGCGGCACAGTCGCTGCCATTTGGACACGGGCCTTATTCTTCCTATGCTCCAACCAACGCCGTCATTTGCGCTACCATGCCTAGAGCCTGGCATAGTAATCAGGGAGCTCGCATGCCAATCAATTTGCCTGTTTATGGGGACGACCAGTGGAAGTTAAGAATGAGGTGTCGGTCGACAACTTTCGAGCGATAAACCGCTTCGCAGCCGGTGCCGGGGGAAAGAAAGTTCGCAGCTTTCAGAATGACCGGTGGCTTATATCGACGGGGCCTAGCGCCTATCGGAGCATTTACGATCCAAGCCTTGGTCGTATCGTGTCGTCCTGGCGCGAAGTCAGACCGCATCTCATCATGTTTTATGGAGAAGCGAGGCCCAATACGGCGCTGTCCTTTCCGGTTCGGGCCTCCAGTGATCTCGCGGGCGCATTTATCGGCACGAATAGCGGAATACAGTCATCTAAAGTCGCCCAGGAATTGAGCGATGATCCAAACCACCCGCATTTGTTATCGGCCAAACTGTCGGCCGGTAGCGAAGCGCATCTAACCATCTCAAGTCGTGCGCCAGCCTACTTCTTCGGCGTTTTCGGCTTTGAAGAAGCGCTCAAAGATGAATTCTCGGTCATCAAGACCCTCTCGGCATTTGCCCGCGAAAGCGCGCCGAGCGAATCGGGCGTAGCCGCCAAAGCGACTCCGGTTGAGCAGGAAGCCCTCAACATAATATTGCAGATGCTGAGGAATCCCTTTGAGGGCGAGGCACTCGATGCCTATCTCGTTGGCAAGTCTCTTGAGCTCCTGAGTCTCTCCACGCATTCGGTACAACAGGCGGAAGTGATCCGGCGTGCCAAGTCGAAGAAATCGCCGGTGAGCTTCGTATGCCGGGAATTGAAACGCACGCCGGAGGAGGAGCTGGTCCTCGGTGACTTCGCACGTTATCTGGATATGTCAGAGCGCACGTTGTCACGACTATTCAGAGCGCAGACGGGAAAGACTTTCTCGGCCTAC from Pseudomonadota bacterium harbors:
- a CDS encoding helix-turn-helix transcriptional regulator, yielding MEVKNEVSVDNFRAINRFAAGAGGKKVRSFQNDRWLISTGPSAYRSIYDPSLGRIVSSWREVRPHLIMFYGEARPNTALSFPVRASSDLAGAFIGTNSGIQSSKVAQELSDDPNHPHLLSAKLSAGSEAHLTISSRAPAYFFGVFGFEEALKDEFSVIKTLSAFARESAPSESGVAAKATPVEQEALNIILQMLRNPFEGEALDAYLVGKSLELLSLSTHSVQQAEVIRRAKSKKSPVSFVCRELKRTPEEELVLGDFARYLDMSERTLSRLFRAQTGKTFSAYQRERRMELAARLLAMTPKSTTQIAANVGYKAVTAFFRAFREHHGMTPNQYRSTHLN
- a CDS encoding ribbon-helix-helix domain-containing protein, whose translation is MCKLFIQADAKLWRSSTRSIRIDGVVTSIRLEAFFWMTLEEIADRDNLSVAQLITRLYLEAIDAEHDLGNFTSFLRVCCSRYLSLVADGRLQRDVHAPLSEIDAGQVLEVEAKDSAKRFGVIALRRQSSDTVN
- a CDS encoding DJ-1/PfpI family protein, with the translated sequence MAKILMITGDFVEDYENMVPYQALLAMGHQVDAVSPGKSTGDLIATSIHDFEGEQTYSEKRGHNFELNATFDQIEPENYDACYVPGGRAPEFLRLNGRVVEIVSHFFAADKPVASICHGAQLFTGAGVLKGRKVSAYPACEPEVRAAGAEYVTLEMTEAITDGNLVSAPAWPAHPEMLRQFHALLS